From Pogona vitticeps strain Pit_001003342236 chromosome ZW-PAR, PviZW2.1, whole genome shotgun sequence, one genomic window encodes:
- the RABL6 gene encoding rab-like protein 6 isoform X1 — MFSALKKLVGSDQPPGRDKPIPAGLQSMNQALQRRFAKGVQYNMKIVIRGDRNTGKTTLWHRLQGKRFVEEYIPTQEIQVTSIHWNYKTTDDIVKVEVWDVVDKGKGKKRGDGLKLENDPQDAEAEMALDAEFLDVYKNCNGVVMMFDITKQWTFNYILRELPKVPNHVPVCVLGNYRDMGEHRVILPDDVREFIDNLNRPPGSSYFRYAESSMKNSFGLKYLHKFFNIPFLQLQRETLLRQLETNQLDIDATLEELSVQQETEDQNYEIFLEMMEVRSRGHASPLATNGQSPSSGSQSPVVPLGNASGSSSPSTPQPPLPLPHQQSPANPSTSPEPLVPQPPAPVPETQAPPSAAAPTAATAAPPPKRSIISRLFGSSPAPEAPPPPPDPTVGAPPAEAPVKVQSVEDFVPDESLDRSFLDDSGPQREKGRLATRARGDSDSDRDGPGGNPLVAGFQDDLDVEDHSAHKPPPIPELVPSKNVTLSSEEEEEEGEGEGDEHSRFTVAADEDVGVEPETKRSSRKSSRAAKLTVASTKASDLTSPVGFHLGLDQNNSSSTFSGVPLIPETAALAKQAPKAAPSHGKASVPKAGREDKEEASESDSEGPIATQMLSFVMDDPDFESEESDSQRKRLEDFPVREDLSDISDEETPSTASSQPAKPMIHSFKPKNNDSDLFGLGLEEPGPKESSGEDKEKPSSKEKKKKKKRSSKEEEEKAAAKKKHKPKKAKEKEEGPEEKERKKRKKPRGGGKSSQIDELEAFLGGGGAAAAGGPSKPRGGGDYEEL, encoded by the exons ATGTTCTCGGCCCTCAAGAAGCTGGTGGGCTCCGACCAGCCCCCCGGGCGGGACAAGCCCATCCCGGCGGGCCTCCAGTCCATGAACCAGGCCCTGCAGAGGCGCTTCGCCAAAGGGGTCCAGTATAACA TGAAAATTGTCATCCGTGGGGACAGGAACACAGGCAAGACCACGCTGTGGCATCGACTCCAGGGAAAGAGGTTTGTGGAGGAATACATTCCCACACAGGAGATCCAGGTCACCAGCATCCACTGGAATTACAAAA CCACTGATGATATTGTCAAAGTTGAAGTCTGGGATGTTGTTGACAAAG GCAAGGGCAAAAAACGAGGGGACGGCTTGAAACTGGAGAACGACCCTCAGGAT gcagagGCGGAGATGGCTTTGGATGCCGAGTTCCTGGACGTCTATAAAAACTGCAATGGCGTTGTGATGATGTTTGATATCACCAAGCAGTG GACCTTCAACTACATCCTGAGAGAACTTCCAAAGGTCCCAAACCACGTCCCGGTGTGCGTGCTGGGGAACTACCGGGACATGGGCGAGCACCGGGTGATCCTGCCGGACGACGTGCGGGAATTCATTGACAACCTGAACAG ACCTCCTGGCTCTTCGTACTTTCGCTACGCCGAGTCTTCCATGAAGAACAGCTTCGGCCTCAAGTACCTCCACAAGTTCTTCAACATCCCCTTCTTGCAGCTGCAG cGGGAGACGTTGCTGCGGCAGCTGGAGACCAACCAGCTTGACATTGATGCCACGCTGGAGGAGCTCTCTGtgcagcaggagacggaggaCCAGAACTACGAAAT cttTCTTGAAATGATGGAGGTTCGCAGCCGCGGGCACGCCTCGCCTCTCGCCACCAACGGGCAGAGCCCTTCCTCAGGCTCCCAGTCTCCGGTGGTTCCGCTGGGCAACGCCTCTGGGAGCTCCAGTCCCAGCACCCCGCAGCCGCCGCTCCCGTTGCCGCATCAGCAGAGCCCTGCGAACCCGTCCACCTCCCCGGAGCCCCTCGTGCCTCAGCCGCCAGCCCCCGTGCCCGAGACCCAGGCTCCCCCATCAGCTGCTGCCCCGACCGCGGCCACGGCGGCCCCGCCTCCAAAGCGCAGCATCATCTCCCGCCTCTTTGGGTCCTCGCCCGCCCCAGAGgcgccccctcctcccccag ACCCCACTGTTGGCGCTCCCCCGGCTGAGGCCCCCGTGAAAGTGCAGAGCGTCGAGGATTTTGTCCCCGATGAGAGCCTGGACCGCAGCTTCTTGGACGACTCGGGCCCCCAGCGGGAGAAGGGCCGGCTGGCCACCCGAGCCCGCGGGGATAGCGACAG CGACCGGGATGGTCCCGGAGGGAATCCCCTCGTGGCAGGCTTCCAAGATGACCTGGATGTAGAGGACCACTCGGCCCACAAGCCCCCTCCCATCCCGGAGCTGGTCCCAAGCAAGAACGTCACCCTGTCGagcgaggaagaagaggaggagggggagggagaaggagacgAGCATTCCAGGTTCACGGTTGCAGCGGATGAAGACGTTGGGGTGGAACCAGAGACCAAACG atcttccAGAAAGTCCTCCAGAGCCGCCAAGCTGACTGTCGCCTCCACCAAAGCCAGTGACCTGACCTCTCCGGTGGGTTTTCACCTCGGCTTGGACCAAAACAACAGCTCCTCCACCTTCTCTGGGGTTCCTCTCATCCCGGAGACGGCTGCCCTGGCAAAGCAGGCCCCCAAGGCGGCCCCTTCCCACGGCAAGGCCTCAGTGCCCAAAGCCGGCAGGGAGGACAAAGAAGAGGCATCGGAGAGCGACTCCGAGGGACCCATCGCCACCCAGATGCTCTCCTTTGTCATGGATGACCCGGACTTTGAGAGCGAGGAATCGGACAGCCAGCGGAAGAGACTG GAGGATTTCCCCGTGCGAGAGGATCTCTCAGACATCTCAGACGAGGAAaccccttccactgcctcctcgcAGCCAGCAAAGCCCATGATCCACTCCTTCAAACCCAAGAACAACGACTCAGACCTCTTCGGGTTGGGCCTGGAGGAGCCGGGCCCTAAAGAGAGCAGCGGGGAAG ATAAAGAGAAGCCATCCtccaaggagaagaagaagaaaaagaagaggagcagcAAAGAG gaggaagagaaggcagccGCGAAGAAGAAGCACAAGCCGAAGAAAgccaaggagaaggaggaagggccggaggagaaggagaggaagaaacgGAAAAAGCCTCGTGGCGGGGGCAAGAGCAGCCAGATCGACGAACTGGAGGCcttcctggggggtgggggggcagccgCGGCCGGGGGGCCGAGCAAGCCGCGGGGGGGCGGAGACTACGAGGAGCTGTAG
- the CCDC183 gene encoding coiled-coil domain-containing protein 183 isoform X1 has protein sequence MFPVRTSTRLSAAMKFHRKKDIKDQIRELRAIIRLQEQARLLFADGIKETVTKNREQIRFMRGALREEVHELDLSLKYDHVSINRACRDRRYLRTTMSEYSMEQARELLSSYVFDRMNAHNVLLYEVKRRGKRLEDLQLRLQQLIDLETADPRVQAQLQIIRQLENDIEKMHVKIRTAEKNRSLYLRMMDVLRDELAHLPFALDDLERRVAVYQVELKGMNLMTVDMVEAMEAAKGDMVATERDLIVEKRNRENMLSSQKKQIERIRTKDTSEKYRKMQARRDMNLDFPTLMGHEGARGTKLERSKAQIEYQGLVTSEVEKVKSAVQCSHLWDIAGRFMAQKKSEENLQQQIAESEKKRRALKDQLKELELVRAELKFHQTPSFLSLRKLREDLQRNLAEEEERLQRVQSQASKNQELLLRFENGVDNLMLRLCGIQVPGQEEDFEEGRDVFEKLQFCEAKLLHLVQKMSNLPSYDFSQEETNEDFVHVRNFLEASTRNERENLRIVFEDDEEDVREAFNFADIDHSYVPNREEIMKQGVKLIEDKTKVSKKKQRGSKK, from the exons AT GTTTCCCGTCCGGACGTCAACCCGACTTTCTGCCGCCATGAAGTTCCACAGGAAAAAAGACATCAAGGATCAGATCCGGGAACTGCGGGCCATCATCCGCCTCCAAG AACAAGCCAGGCTGCTTTTTGCCGACGGCATCAAGGAGACGGTCACCAAGAACAGGGAGCAGATCCGGTTTATGCGGGGGGCCCTGCGGGAAGAGGTGCACGAGCTGGACCTTTCGCTGAAG TATGACCACGTCTCCATCAACAGGGCCTGCCGGGACAGGAGATACCTCAGAACCACTATGTCCGAGTACTCCATGGAG caAGCTCGGGAGCTGCTCAGCAGCTACGTCTTTGACCGGATGAACGCCCACAACGTCTTGCTGTACGAAGTGAAGCGGCGGGGGAAACGCCTGGAAGATCTCCAGCTGAGGCTGCAGCAGCTGATCGATCTGGAAACAGCGGATCCCAGGGTTCAAGCCCAGCTGCAG ATCATCCGTCAGCTGGAGAACGACATTGAGAAGATGCACGTGAAGATCAGGACGGCTGAAAAAAACAGGTCCCTGTACCTGAGGATGATGGATGTGCTGAGAGAC GAATTGGCTCATCTCCCTTTCGCCCTGGACGACCTGGAGCGCCGGGTGGCCGTCTACCAGGTGGAGCTGAAGGGGATGAATCTCATGACTGTGGATATGGTGGAAGCGATGGAGGCCGCCAAG GGAGACATGGTGGCCACCGAACGGGACTTAATTGTAGAGAAGAGAAACAGGGAAAATATGCTGAGCAGCCAGAAGAAGCAGATAGAACGGATCCGGACGAAGGACACCAGCGAGAAATACCGGAAGATG CAAGCTCGTCGAGACATGAACCTGGACTTCCCCACCCTGATGGGCCACGAAGGAGCAAGAG GGACAAAACTGGAGCGCTCAAAAGCTCAGATCGAGTATCAGGGCTTAGTGACTTCCGAGGTGGAAAAGGTCAAATCTGCCGTCCAGTGCTCCCACCTCTGG GACATCGCCGGGAGGTTCATGGCGCAGAAGAAATCCGAGGAGAACCTCCAGCAGCAAATTGCGGAGTCGGAGAAGAAGCGCCGAGCGCTGAAGGACCAGCTGAAGGAGCTGGAGCTGGTGAGAGCCGAGCTGAAATTCCACCAGACCCCCAGTTTCCTGAG TTTGAGGAAACTGAGGGAGGATTTGCAGAGAAACCTagccgaggaggaggagaggctccAGCGCGTCCAGTCTCAGGCGTCCAAGAACCAGGAGCTGCTCCTCCGTTTCGAGAACGGGGTGGACAACCTCATGCTGAGGCTGTGCGGCATCCAGGTGCCCGGCCAG GAGGAGGACTTTGAAGAGGGCAGGGATGTGTTTGAGAAGCTGCAGTTCTGCGAAGCCAAGCTCCTGCACCTGGTTCAAAAGATGTCCAACCTGCCCTCCTATGACTTCAGCCAAGAAGAGACCAACGAG GATTTTGTACATGTGAGGAATTTCCTAGAGGCAAGTACGAGAAACGAACGGGAGAACCTTAGGATTGTTTTCGAGGACGATGAAGAGGATGTGAGAG AGGCCTTCAATTTCGCCGACATCGACCACAGCTACGTGCCCAACCGGGAGGAGATTATGAAGCAGGGGGTGAAGCTGATCGAGGACAAGACCAAAGTCTCCAAGAAGAAGCAAAGGGGCTCCAAGAAATGA
- the LOC110087433 gene encoding protein AMBP, giving the protein MRVQMLLLGSATLAFFAPAGGNPLAATGAGIIPIQENFDEARFYGKWYGVALGTTCRWMKQHKERFTMGTTVVGPGKTPEEISLTSTRLRQGLCSRVTADYQKTSTPGKVTYYNSKWKANVENFVVRTDYDEYAFVVMKKNSSHGFTTTAKLYGRTPALREDLVAEFRQFALDLGIPEDSIFLLINTGECVPPETESEPQRLRRAAFSEEEGSADGALQTLGGKKEDDCRVPMHPGPCLGMIIRYFYNTSSQMCQGFVYGGCLGSSNNFASERECLQTCRTEAACRLPIVPGGPCKAEFWAFDAQQGKCVTFNGCGGNANKFYLEKECKEYCGVLPDGDDEFLQLGSQ; this is encoded by the exons ATGAGGGTCCAGATGCTTCTCCTCGGCTCCGCCACCCTTGCCTTCTTCGCCCCAGCCGGAGGGAACCCCCTGGCAGCCACTGGGGCCGGCATCATCCCCATCCAGGAAAACTTCGACGAGGCGCGG ttctatgggaaatggtacggGGTGGCGCTCGGCACCACCTGTCGCTGGATGAAGCAGCACAAGGAGCGCTTCACGATGGGGACGACGGTGGTGGGTCCCGGCAAGACGCCCGAGGAGATCAGCTTAACCTCCACCAGGCTCAG gCAAGGGCTCTGTAGCCGGGTTACCGCCGATTATCAGAAGACCAGCACCCCGGGGAAAGTCACCTACTACAACTCCA AGTGGAAGGCGAACGTCGAAAACTTCGTGGTTCGCACCGACTACGACGAATACGCTTTTGTCGTGATGAAGAAAAACAGCAGCCACGGATTCACCACCACGGCCAAACTTTACG GACGGACTCCGGCGCTGCGGGAAGACCTCGTGGCTGAGTTCCGGCAGTTCGCTCTGGACCTCGGGATTCCTGAGGACTCCATTTTCCTCCTGATTAATACAG GGGAATGCGTTCCCCCGGAGACCGAATCCGAACCACAG AGGCTTCGGAGGGCCGCGTTTTCAGAGGAGGAAGGGTCTGCTGACGGCGCCTTGCAAACCTTGGGGGGCAAAAAAGAAG ACGACTGCCGGGTCCCCATGCACCCGGGCCCCTGCTTGGGGATGATCATCCGGTATTTCTACAACACATCCTCCCAGATGTGCCAGGGCTTCGTCTACGGCGGGTGCCTCGGCTCCAGCAACAACTTTGCCTCGGAGAGGGAGTGCCTTCAGACGTGCAGGACGGAGG CCGCCTGCCGCCTCCCCATCGTCCCCGGGGGCCCCTGCAAAGCCGAATTCTGGGCCTTTGACGCCCAGCAGGGCAAGTGCGTCACCTTCAACGGCTGCGGGGGCAACGCGAACAAGTTCTACCTGGAGAAGGAGTGCAAGGAATACTGCGGTGTCCTCCCCGACG GGGATGATGAGTTCCTCCAGCTGGGATCACAGTGA
- the CCDC183 gene encoding coiled-coil domain-containing protein 183 isoform X2 encodes MKFHRKKDIKDQIRELRAIIRLQEQARLLFADGIKETVTKNREQIRFMRGALREEVHELDLSLKYDHVSINRACRDRRYLRTTMSEYSMEQARELLSSYVFDRMNAHNVLLYEVKRRGKRLEDLQLRLQQLIDLETADPRVQAQLQIIRQLENDIEKMHVKIRTAEKNRSLYLRMMDVLRDELAHLPFALDDLERRVAVYQVELKGMNLMTVDMVEAMEAAKGDMVATERDLIVEKRNRENMLSSQKKQIERIRTKDTSEKYRKMQARRDMNLDFPTLMGHEGARGTKLERSKAQIEYQGLVTSEVEKVKSAVQCSHLWDIAGRFMAQKKSEENLQQQIAESEKKRRALKDQLKELELVRAELKFHQTPSFLSLRKLREDLQRNLAEEEERLQRVQSQASKNQELLLRFENGVDNLMLRLCGIQVPGQEEDFEEGRDVFEKLQFCEAKLLHLVQKMSNLPSYDFSQEETNEDFVHVRNFLEASTRNERENLRIVFEDDEEDVREAFNFADIDHSYVPNREEIMKQGVKLIEDKTKVSKKKQRGSKK; translated from the exons ATGAAGTTCCACAGGAAAAAAGACATCAAGGATCAGATCCGGGAACTGCGGGCCATCATCCGCCTCCAAG AACAAGCCAGGCTGCTTTTTGCCGACGGCATCAAGGAGACGGTCACCAAGAACAGGGAGCAGATCCGGTTTATGCGGGGGGCCCTGCGGGAAGAGGTGCACGAGCTGGACCTTTCGCTGAAG TATGACCACGTCTCCATCAACAGGGCCTGCCGGGACAGGAGATACCTCAGAACCACTATGTCCGAGTACTCCATGGAG caAGCTCGGGAGCTGCTCAGCAGCTACGTCTTTGACCGGATGAACGCCCACAACGTCTTGCTGTACGAAGTGAAGCGGCGGGGGAAACGCCTGGAAGATCTCCAGCTGAGGCTGCAGCAGCTGATCGATCTGGAAACAGCGGATCCCAGGGTTCAAGCCCAGCTGCAG ATCATCCGTCAGCTGGAGAACGACATTGAGAAGATGCACGTGAAGATCAGGACGGCTGAAAAAAACAGGTCCCTGTACCTGAGGATGATGGATGTGCTGAGAGAC GAATTGGCTCATCTCCCTTTCGCCCTGGACGACCTGGAGCGCCGGGTGGCCGTCTACCAGGTGGAGCTGAAGGGGATGAATCTCATGACTGTGGATATGGTGGAAGCGATGGAGGCCGCCAAG GGAGACATGGTGGCCACCGAACGGGACTTAATTGTAGAGAAGAGAAACAGGGAAAATATGCTGAGCAGCCAGAAGAAGCAGATAGAACGGATCCGGACGAAGGACACCAGCGAGAAATACCGGAAGATG CAAGCTCGTCGAGACATGAACCTGGACTTCCCCACCCTGATGGGCCACGAAGGAGCAAGAG GGACAAAACTGGAGCGCTCAAAAGCTCAGATCGAGTATCAGGGCTTAGTGACTTCCGAGGTGGAAAAGGTCAAATCTGCCGTCCAGTGCTCCCACCTCTGG GACATCGCCGGGAGGTTCATGGCGCAGAAGAAATCCGAGGAGAACCTCCAGCAGCAAATTGCGGAGTCGGAGAAGAAGCGCCGAGCGCTGAAGGACCAGCTGAAGGAGCTGGAGCTGGTGAGAGCCGAGCTGAAATTCCACCAGACCCCCAGTTTCCTGAG TTTGAGGAAACTGAGGGAGGATTTGCAGAGAAACCTagccgaggaggaggagaggctccAGCGCGTCCAGTCTCAGGCGTCCAAGAACCAGGAGCTGCTCCTCCGTTTCGAGAACGGGGTGGACAACCTCATGCTGAGGCTGTGCGGCATCCAGGTGCCCGGCCAG GAGGAGGACTTTGAAGAGGGCAGGGATGTGTTTGAGAAGCTGCAGTTCTGCGAAGCCAAGCTCCTGCACCTGGTTCAAAAGATGTCCAACCTGCCCTCCTATGACTTCAGCCAAGAAGAGACCAACGAG GATTTTGTACATGTGAGGAATTTCCTAGAGGCAAGTACGAGAAACGAACGGGAGAACCTTAGGATTGTTTTCGAGGACGATGAAGAGGATGTGAGAG AGGCCTTCAATTTCGCCGACATCGACCACAGCTACGTGCCCAACCGGGAGGAGATTATGAAGCAGGGGGTGAAGCTGATCGAGGACAAGACCAAAGTCTCCAAGAAGAAGCAAAGGGGCTCCAAGAAATGA
- the RABL6 gene encoding rab-like protein 6 isoform X2: protein MKIVIRGDRNTGKTTLWHRLQGKRFVEEYIPTQEIQVTSIHWNYKTTDDIVKVEVWDVVDKGKGKKRGDGLKLENDPQDAEAEMALDAEFLDVYKNCNGVVMMFDITKQWTFNYILRELPKVPNHVPVCVLGNYRDMGEHRVILPDDVREFIDNLNRPPGSSYFRYAESSMKNSFGLKYLHKFFNIPFLQLQRETLLRQLETNQLDIDATLEELSVQQETEDQNYEIFLEMMEVRSRGHASPLATNGQSPSSGSQSPVVPLGNASGSSSPSTPQPPLPLPHQQSPANPSTSPEPLVPQPPAPVPETQAPPSAAAPTAATAAPPPKRSIISRLFGSSPAPEAPPPPPDPTVGAPPAEAPVKVQSVEDFVPDESLDRSFLDDSGPQREKGRLATRARGDSDSDRDGPGGNPLVAGFQDDLDVEDHSAHKPPPIPELVPSKNVTLSSEEEEEEGEGEGDEHSRFTVAADEDVGVEPETKRSSRKSSRAAKLTVASTKASDLTSPVGFHLGLDQNNSSSTFSGVPLIPETAALAKQAPKAAPSHGKASVPKAGREDKEEASESDSEGPIATQMLSFVMDDPDFESEESDSQRKRLEDFPVREDLSDISDEETPSTASSQPAKPMIHSFKPKNNDSDLFGLGLEEPGPKESSGEDKEKPSSKEKKKKKKRSSKEEEEKAAAKKKHKPKKAKEKEEGPEEKERKKRKKPRGGGKSSQIDELEAFLGGGGAAAAGGPSKPRGGGDYEEL from the exons a TGAAAATTGTCATCCGTGGGGACAGGAACACAGGCAAGACCACGCTGTGGCATCGACTCCAGGGAAAGAGGTTTGTGGAGGAATACATTCCCACACAGGAGATCCAGGTCACCAGCATCCACTGGAATTACAAAA CCACTGATGATATTGTCAAAGTTGAAGTCTGGGATGTTGTTGACAAAG GCAAGGGCAAAAAACGAGGGGACGGCTTGAAACTGGAGAACGACCCTCAGGAT gcagagGCGGAGATGGCTTTGGATGCCGAGTTCCTGGACGTCTATAAAAACTGCAATGGCGTTGTGATGATGTTTGATATCACCAAGCAGTG GACCTTCAACTACATCCTGAGAGAACTTCCAAAGGTCCCAAACCACGTCCCGGTGTGCGTGCTGGGGAACTACCGGGACATGGGCGAGCACCGGGTGATCCTGCCGGACGACGTGCGGGAATTCATTGACAACCTGAACAG ACCTCCTGGCTCTTCGTACTTTCGCTACGCCGAGTCTTCCATGAAGAACAGCTTCGGCCTCAAGTACCTCCACAAGTTCTTCAACATCCCCTTCTTGCAGCTGCAG cGGGAGACGTTGCTGCGGCAGCTGGAGACCAACCAGCTTGACATTGATGCCACGCTGGAGGAGCTCTCTGtgcagcaggagacggaggaCCAGAACTACGAAAT cttTCTTGAAATGATGGAGGTTCGCAGCCGCGGGCACGCCTCGCCTCTCGCCACCAACGGGCAGAGCCCTTCCTCAGGCTCCCAGTCTCCGGTGGTTCCGCTGGGCAACGCCTCTGGGAGCTCCAGTCCCAGCACCCCGCAGCCGCCGCTCCCGTTGCCGCATCAGCAGAGCCCTGCGAACCCGTCCACCTCCCCGGAGCCCCTCGTGCCTCAGCCGCCAGCCCCCGTGCCCGAGACCCAGGCTCCCCCATCAGCTGCTGCCCCGACCGCGGCCACGGCGGCCCCGCCTCCAAAGCGCAGCATCATCTCCCGCCTCTTTGGGTCCTCGCCCGCCCCAGAGgcgccccctcctcccccag ACCCCACTGTTGGCGCTCCCCCGGCTGAGGCCCCCGTGAAAGTGCAGAGCGTCGAGGATTTTGTCCCCGATGAGAGCCTGGACCGCAGCTTCTTGGACGACTCGGGCCCCCAGCGGGAGAAGGGCCGGCTGGCCACCCGAGCCCGCGGGGATAGCGACAG CGACCGGGATGGTCCCGGAGGGAATCCCCTCGTGGCAGGCTTCCAAGATGACCTGGATGTAGAGGACCACTCGGCCCACAAGCCCCCTCCCATCCCGGAGCTGGTCCCAAGCAAGAACGTCACCCTGTCGagcgaggaagaagaggaggagggggagggagaaggagacgAGCATTCCAGGTTCACGGTTGCAGCGGATGAAGACGTTGGGGTGGAACCAGAGACCAAACG atcttccAGAAAGTCCTCCAGAGCCGCCAAGCTGACTGTCGCCTCCACCAAAGCCAGTGACCTGACCTCTCCGGTGGGTTTTCACCTCGGCTTGGACCAAAACAACAGCTCCTCCACCTTCTCTGGGGTTCCTCTCATCCCGGAGACGGCTGCCCTGGCAAAGCAGGCCCCCAAGGCGGCCCCTTCCCACGGCAAGGCCTCAGTGCCCAAAGCCGGCAGGGAGGACAAAGAAGAGGCATCGGAGAGCGACTCCGAGGGACCCATCGCCACCCAGATGCTCTCCTTTGTCATGGATGACCCGGACTTTGAGAGCGAGGAATCGGACAGCCAGCGGAAGAGACTG GAGGATTTCCCCGTGCGAGAGGATCTCTCAGACATCTCAGACGAGGAAaccccttccactgcctcctcgcAGCCAGCAAAGCCCATGATCCACTCCTTCAAACCCAAGAACAACGACTCAGACCTCTTCGGGTTGGGCCTGGAGGAGCCGGGCCCTAAAGAGAGCAGCGGGGAAG ATAAAGAGAAGCCATCCtccaaggagaagaagaagaaaaagaagaggagcagcAAAGAG gaggaagagaaggcagccGCGAAGAAGAAGCACAAGCCGAAGAAAgccaaggagaaggaggaagggccggaggagaaggagaggaagaaacgGAAAAAGCCTCGTGGCGGGGGCAAGAGCAGCCAGATCGACGAACTGGAGGCcttcctggggggtgggggggcagccgCGGCCGGGGGGCCGAGCAAGCCGCGGGGGGGCGGAGACTACGAGGAGCTGTAG